From one Comamonas piscis genomic stretch:
- a CDS encoding ABC transporter ATP-binding protein: MNTASPTLVQIQDLNVQFASGKKVVQAVSGVSLSVAKGEAVALIGESGSGKSVTLRSLLRLHPEHKTTIKGQIQVAGQDVLALRGGALNDFRGKTCAMIFQDPLLALDPVYPVGAQIVEAIRRHERVSNSEAQQRALALFERVRIPSPEQRLKAYPHEMSGGMRQRAMIALALACNPQVLLADEPTTALDATVQIQILLLLRELQRELGLGIVFVTHDIGAAVEVADRIAVMYAGRIVEEGTAEQLIRSPRHPYTMALLQSRSHGAMERGQPLQTIAGAPPDLTAIPPGCAFAPRCHLATAACLQAVPEPVTLAPGHMARCVHTATAAAYAPQILAAA; the protein is encoded by the coding sequence ATGAACACAGCCTCTCCCACCCTGGTGCAGATCCAGGACCTGAATGTGCAGTTTGCCAGCGGCAAGAAAGTGGTCCAGGCCGTCAGCGGCGTGAGCCTGTCGGTCGCCAAGGGCGAAGCGGTGGCGCTGATTGGCGAATCCGGCTCCGGCAAGAGCGTGACCCTGCGCAGCCTGCTGCGCCTGCACCCGGAGCACAAGACCACCATCAAGGGCCAGATCCAGGTCGCAGGCCAGGATGTGCTGGCGCTGCGCGGCGGCGCGCTCAACGACTTCAGGGGCAAGACCTGCGCAATGATTTTTCAGGACCCCTTGCTGGCGCTGGACCCGGTCTACCCGGTGGGCGCGCAGATTGTGGAAGCCATACGCAGGCACGAGCGTGTGAGCAACAGCGAGGCGCAGCAGCGCGCGCTGGCGCTGTTTGAGCGGGTGCGCATTCCCAGCCCCGAGCAGCGCCTCAAGGCCTACCCGCATGAGATGTCCGGCGGTATGCGGCAGCGGGCGATGATTGCGCTGGCCCTGGCCTGCAACCCCCAGGTGCTGCTGGCCGACGAGCCCACCACCGCCCTGGATGCCACCGTGCAGATCCAGATCCTGCTGCTGCTGCGCGAGCTGCAGCGTGAGCTGGGCCTGGGCATTGTGTTTGTGACCCACGACATTGGTGCGGCGGTGGAAGTGGCCGACCGCATTGCGGTGATGTATGCGGGCCGTATTGTGGAAGAGGGCACGGCCGAGCAGCTGATCCGCAGCCCGCGCCACCCCTACACCATGGCCTTGCTGCAAAGCCGCTCGCATGGCGCGATGGAGCGCGGCCAGCCGCTGCAGACCATTGCTGGCGCGCCGCCGGATCTGACCGCCATCCCACCGGGCTGCGCCTTTGCGCCCCGCTGCCACCTCGCCACGGCCGCTTGCCTGCAAGCGGTGCCGGAGCCGGTCACGCTGGCGCCTGGCCATATGGCGCGCTGCGTACACACTGCTACAGCAGCGGCCTATGCACCCCAAATCTTGGCTGCTGCCTAG
- a CDS encoding barstar family protein: protein MDNPLRQVQDTSLRFVRPNIVQAIRAYRLEDLRTAAQNLGQHFLYANLAHALSKADVLELIGMQFYFPSHYGKNFDALFDCLTDPLHKSGPQPGFVVVLDQIPTAMKFDREAREQLLDVFRDAAEYWAERKVPFRCFYSFL from the coding sequence ATGGACAATCCACTTCGTCAGGTACAAGATACATCGCTGCGATTCGTGCGTCCGAACATCGTGCAGGCCATCCGCGCCTACCGGTTGGAAGACCTGCGCACCGCAGCCCAGAACCTGGGGCAGCATTTTTTGTACGCCAACCTGGCCCACGCCTTGTCCAAGGCCGATGTGCTGGAGCTGATCGGCATGCAGTTTTACTTCCCATCGCACTACGGCAAGAACTTCGATGCGCTGTTTGACTGCCTGACTGACCCTTTGCACAAAAGCGGCCCACAACCTGGCTTTGTGGTGGTGCTGGACCAGATCCCCACCGCAATGAAGTTTGACCGCGAGGCGCGCGAGCAGTTGCTGGATGTGTTCCGCGATGCGGCCGAGTACTGGGCCGAGCGCAAGGTGCCGTTTCGCTGCTTCTACTCTTTCCTCTGA
- a CDS encoding ABC transporter permease — translation MLAYLFRRIVYTLPIMLGVALLCFALVHIAPGDPLVSVLPADASAELQAQMRELYGFNRPLPEQFLRWVWRALQGDLGQSIATSRPVTTEVMTAVVNTLRLAVVATLIGFVLGSLFGFVAGYFRNSWVDRSCSMLSMLGVSVPHYWLGMVMVIIFSSQLMWLPATGAGPGGSGDWAWDWAHVQFMILPAITMSVIPMGIIARTVRALVAELLDQEFILGLKAKGLGHLGIFRHVLKNAAPTALAVMGLQLGYLLGGSILIETVFSWPGTGFLLNQAIFQRDLPLLQGSILVLAVFFVLLNLIIDVVQTLLDPRIAR, via the coding sequence ATGCTTGCCTACCTGTTCAGACGCATTGTCTACACCCTGCCCATCATGCTGGGCGTGGCCCTGCTGTGCTTTGCCCTGGTGCATATCGCCCCGGGTGACCCCTTGGTGTCGGTCTTGCCCGCCGATGCATCGGCCGAGCTGCAGGCGCAGATGCGCGAGCTGTATGGCTTTAACCGCCCTTTGCCCGAGCAGTTTTTGCGCTGGGTATGGCGCGCGCTGCAGGGTGATCTGGGCCAGTCGATTGCCACCAGCCGGCCGGTGACGACCGAGGTGATGACGGCCGTGGTCAACACCTTGCGCCTGGCCGTGGTGGCCACCTTGATCGGCTTTGTGCTGGGCAGTTTGTTTGGTTTTGTGGCGGGGTATTTTCGCAACTCCTGGGTGGACCGCAGCTGCTCCATGCTGTCGATGCTGGGCGTCAGCGTGCCGCACTATTGGCTGGGCATGGTGATGGTCATCATCTTCTCGTCGCAGCTGATGTGGCTGCCCGCCACCGGCGCGGGGCCGGGCGGCTCGGGCGACTGGGCCTGGGACTGGGCGCATGTGCAGTTCATGATCCTGCCGGCCATCACCATGTCGGTGATCCCCATGGGCATCATCGCGCGCACCGTGCGGGCGCTGGTGGCTGAGTTGCTGGACCAGGAGTTCATCCTCGGCCTCAAGGCCAAGGGCCTGGGACATCTGGGCATCTTCCGCCATGTGCTGAAGAATGCGGCGCCTACGGCGCTGGCGGTGATGGGCCTGCAGCTGGGCTACCTGCTGGGCGGCTCCATCCTGATCGAGACCGTGTTCTCCTGGCCGGGCACCGGCTTTTTGCTGAACCAGGCCATCTTCCAGCGCGACCTGCCACTGCTGCAGGGCTCCATCCTGGTGCTGGCCGTGTTCTTTGTGCTGCTCAACCTCATCATCGATGTGGTGCAGACCCTGCTTGATCCCCGCATCGCCCGCTGA
- a CDS encoding ureidoglycolate lyase, with protein MTHPLHTPALILEARPLTAHNFSAFGTVIGLADPSLPSQSINQGNALRYDLMLDLQLTAQGGWPMLALFRAQARQFPLAVTEVECHALGSQSFVPLGTQRFVVVVASAGPAPQAQDLQAFVTDGRQGIVLAPGTWHHALLAVEGGDFAVIERRAGALDCRCEAISEPLQVSLPADLV; from the coding sequence ATGACCCACCCTCTGCATACCCCCGCGCTGATCCTGGAGGCCCGCCCTCTGACGGCGCACAATTTCTCGGCCTTTGGCACCGTCATCGGCCTGGCCGACCCCAGCCTGCCCAGCCAGTCCATCAACCAGGGCAATGCGCTGCGCTATGACCTGATGCTCGATCTGCAGCTCACCGCGCAAGGCGGCTGGCCGATGCTGGCGCTGTTCCGTGCGCAGGCGCGTCAGTTTCCGCTGGCCGTGACCGAGGTGGAATGCCATGCACTGGGCAGCCAGAGCTTTGTGCCACTGGGCACGCAGCGCTTTGTCGTGGTGGTGGCCTCTGCTGGCCCGGCTCCCCAAGCTCAGGATCTGCAGGCCTTTGTGACCGATGGCCGCCAGGGCATCGTGCTGGCGCCAGGCACCTGGCACCATGCCTTGCTGGCCGTCGAGGGCGGGGATTTTGCCGTGATCGAGCGGCGCGCAGGTGCGTTGGACTGCCGCTGCGAAGCGATCAGCGAGCCGCTGCAGGTCAGCCTGCCCGCTGACCTGGTCTAA
- a CDS encoding ribonuclease domain-containing protein has protein sequence MLNAWGFIARSSVKAAVVAAVIAVSPPVVQARGSGPSAFDGPVVSLADLPAQGRKTYALILDGGPFPYDKDGSVFGNRERILPRQQRGYYREYTVKTPGSRDRGARRIICGGQVATMPDTCYYTQDHYSSFRRIVN, from the coding sequence ATGCTGAACGCATGGGGTTTTATCGCCCGGTCGTCTGTGAAGGCTGCTGTGGTGGCTGCGGTCATCGCTGTGTCGCCGCCGGTTGTGCAGGCGCGTGGCAGTGGGCCTTCCGCCTTCGATGGGCCGGTGGTGTCGCTGGCAGATTTGCCAGCCCAAGGCCGAAAAACCTATGCACTCATTCTCGATGGCGGCCCTTTTCCTTATGACAAGGACGGTTCGGTATTTGGCAACCGGGAACGCATTCTGCCCAGGCAGCAGCGCGGTTACTACCGGGAATACACCGTCAAAACACCCGGTTCCCGCGATCGCGGGGCACGTCGCATTATTTGTGGTGGCCAGGTCGCCACAATGCCCGATACTTGCTACTACACCCAGGATCACTACAGCAGCTTTCGGCGTATTGTGAATTAG
- the rsmA gene encoding 16S rRNA (adenine(1518)-N(6)/adenine(1519)-N(6))-dimethyltransferase RsmA, with amino-acid sequence MKHIPRKRFGQNFLTDRAVIDAIVDAIHPLPGQTVVEIGPGLMALTQPLVERVGKLSVIELDRDLAVRLRTHPQLDVVESDVLKVDFRALAQRLGVAKLRVAGNLPYNISSPILFHLLEQVDVVEDQHFMLQKEVIDRMVAKPATSDYGRLTVMLQWRYAMENVLFVPPESFDPPPKVDSAVVRMVPREQPAQLDAKLLEELVRVAFSQRRKILRNTLGKWLDEKGFNGDFDAQRRAEEVPVAEYEALAASVSAPKAA; translated from the coding sequence ATGAAACACATTCCCCGCAAGCGCTTTGGCCAAAACTTTCTGACCGACCGCGCCGTCATCGACGCGATTGTCGACGCCATCCACCCGCTGCCCGGCCAGACGGTGGTCGAGATCGGTCCCGGCCTGATGGCGCTCACCCAGCCACTGGTTGAACGCGTTGGCAAGCTCAGCGTCATCGAGCTGGACCGCGACCTGGCCGTGCGCCTACGCACGCATCCGCAGCTCGACGTGGTCGAGTCCGATGTGCTGAAGGTGGATTTCCGCGCCCTCGCCCAGCGCCTGGGTGTCGCCAAACTGCGCGTGGCCGGCAACCTGCCCTACAACATCTCCAGCCCCATCTTGTTCCACCTGCTCGAACAGGTCGATGTGGTGGAAGACCAGCACTTCATGCTGCAAAAAGAAGTGATCGACCGCATGGTGGCCAAGCCGGCGACGTCCGATTACGGGCGCCTCACCGTCATGCTGCAGTGGCGCTATGCGATGGAGAATGTGCTGTTTGTGCCCCCCGAGAGCTTTGACCCGCCGCCGAAGGTGGACAGCGCCGTGGTGCGCATGGTCCCGCGCGAACAGCCCGCGCAACTCGATGCCAAGCTGCTCGAAGAGCTGGTGCGCGTCGCCTTCAGCCAGCGCCGCAAGATCTTGCGCAACACCTTGGGCAAATGGTTGGATGAGAAGGGCTTCAACGGCGACTTTGATGCGCAGCGCCGCGCCGAAGAAGTGCCGGTGGCCGAGTACGAGGCGCTGGCTGCCAGCGTATCGGCACCCAAGGCCGCCTGA
- a CDS encoding ABC transporter ATP-binding protein, producing MLQHSSIAPAAALAADVGGPAQPLLTVRGLTKHFPLKQGKLVRAVDGVDFEVLKGETLGVVGESGCGKSTTARLLMHLMDPTAGELVFDGRTVGSRDLSLKEFRRQVQMVFQDSYASLNPRLTIEDSIAFGPQVHGVSRKESVARAHHLMDRVGLAPARFAERYPHELSGGQRQRINIARALALQPRMVILDEAVSALDKSVEAQVLNLLADLKREFGLTYVFISHDLGVVHYISDRVMVMYLGQVAEIGPSDALFAAPAHPYTKALLSSVPSMDPSNRTLVAPLAGDPPNPINPPTGCRFHPRCPQAARVCAQAMPAVTTVQLHHAARCLVHEPGSGHPLAAAAALAA from the coding sequence ATGCTCCAGCATTCTTCTATAGCCCCTGCCGCAGCGCTGGCCGCCGATGTGGGTGGCCCGGCCCAGCCGCTGCTGACAGTGCGCGGTTTGACCAAGCATTTCCCGCTCAAGCAAGGCAAGCTGGTGCGCGCGGTGGATGGCGTGGATTTTGAGGTGCTCAAGGGCGAGACCCTGGGCGTGGTGGGCGAGTCCGGTTGCGGCAAGTCGACTACCGCGCGCCTGTTGATGCACCTGATGGACCCGACCGCCGGCGAGCTGGTGTTCGATGGCCGCACGGTGGGATCGCGCGACCTGAGCCTCAAAGAGTTTCGCCGCCAGGTGCAGATGGTGTTCCAGGACAGCTATGCCTCGCTCAACCCGCGCCTGACGATCGAAGACTCGATCGCCTTTGGCCCGCAGGTGCATGGCGTATCGCGCAAGGAGTCGGTGGCCCGCGCCCACCATTTGATGGACCGGGTGGGCCTGGCGCCTGCCCGCTTTGCCGAGCGCTACCCGCATGAGCTGTCGGGCGGCCAGCGCCAGCGCATCAACATTGCCCGCGCGCTGGCCTTGCAGCCGCGCATGGTGATCCTGGACGAGGCGGTATCGGCGCTCGACAAATCGGTGGAAGCCCAGGTGCTGAACCTGCTGGCCGATCTGAAGCGCGAGTTTGGCCTGACCTATGTCTTCATCAGCCACGACCTGGGTGTGGTGCACTACATCAGCGACCGGGTGATGGTGATGTACCTGGGCCAGGTGGCCGAGATCGGCCCGTCGGATGCGCTGTTTGCCGCACCAGCCCACCCCTACACCAAGGCCTTGTTGTCGTCGGTACCGTCGATGGACCCGAGCAACCGCACCTTGGTAGCACCGCTGGCGGGCGATCCGCCCAACCCCATCAACCCGCCCACGGGCTGCCGCTTTCACCCCCGCTGCCCCCAGGCGGCACGGGTCTGCGCCCAGGCCATGCCGGCCGTCACCACGGTGCAGCTGCACCATGCCGCGCGCTGCCTGGTGCATGAGCCCGGCAGTGGCCACCCCCTGGCTGCCGCTGCTGCGCTGGCCGCCTGA
- a CDS encoding NADP-dependent malic enzyme has product MTDKNSTPVTLDKRALLRQSALEYHQFPRPGKVAIAATKPMANQHDLALAYSPGVAAPCEEIVKDPAAAFKYTSRGNLVGVISNGTAVLGLGDIGALASKPVMEGKGVLFKKFAGVDVFDIEIDEKDPQKLVEVIAALEPTFGAINLEDIKAPECFYVERELRKRMKIPVFHDDQHGTAITVAAAMVNALKVANKRMDEVKLVASGAGAASLACLNLLLEIGLKRENVTVTDIVGVVYKGRTELMDEDKALFAQETDKRTLSQVIDGADVFLGLSAGGVLKPDMVQRMAARPIIFALANPNPEIAPEDAKAVRDDIIMATGRSDYPNQVNNVLCFPYIFRGALDCGATTITTEMEIAAVHAIADLAQAEQTEEVANAYVGQDLSFGPEYLIPKPFDPRLMMKIAPAVAKAAAECGVAERPIEDMDAYSEHLQTFVYASGTAMKPIFMAAKRAAKKRIAYAEGEEERILRAAQIVVDERIARPTLIGRPAIIAQRIEKFGLRLKEGTDYDVVNVEHDERYRDFWQSYHRMAERKGVTVPIAKIEMRRRLTLIGCMLLHKGEVDGLICGTWNNTAIHLHYIDQVIGKRAGTATYACMNGLLLPERQVFLVDTHVNYDPTAEQLAEITIMAAEEMMRFGIKPKAALLSHSNFGSSNQPSAVKMRQTLELLRIQAPWLEVDGEMHGDVALDQKQRASIMPESPLVGNANLLVLPNIDAANISYNLLKTAAGGNIAIGPILLGAAQPVHILTPSATVRRIVNMTAVAVADANFAR; this is encoded by the coding sequence ATGACTGATAAGAATTCCACCCCCGTCACTTTGGACAAACGCGCACTGCTGCGCCAGTCTGCCCTGGAGTACCACCAGTTCCCCCGCCCCGGCAAGGTAGCGATTGCGGCCACCAAGCCCATGGCCAACCAGCATGATCTGGCGCTGGCGTACTCGCCTGGCGTGGCGGCGCCTTGCGAAGAGATCGTCAAGGACCCAGCTGCTGCCTTCAAGTACACCAGCCGTGGCAACCTGGTGGGCGTGATCTCCAACGGCACGGCGGTGCTGGGCCTGGGCGATATCGGCGCGCTGGCCTCCAAGCCGGTGATGGAGGGCAAGGGCGTTCTGTTCAAGAAATTTGCCGGCGTTGATGTGTTTGACATCGAAATCGACGAAAAAGACCCCCAGAAGCTGGTGGAAGTGATCGCGGCGCTGGAGCCAACCTTTGGCGCCATCAACCTTGAAGACATCAAGGCGCCAGAGTGCTTCTATGTAGAGCGTGAGCTGCGCAAGCGCATGAAGATCCCCGTCTTCCACGACGACCAGCACGGCACGGCCATTACCGTGGCTGCGGCCATGGTGAACGCGCTCAAGGTCGCCAACAAGCGCATGGATGAAGTGAAGCTGGTCGCATCGGGTGCCGGTGCTGCGTCACTGGCCTGCCTGAACCTGCTGCTGGAAATCGGCCTGAAGCGCGAGAATGTCACGGTGACCGACATCGTCGGCGTGGTCTACAAGGGCCGTACCGAGCTGATGGACGAAGATAAGGCGCTTTTCGCGCAAGAAACCGACAAGCGCACCTTGTCCCAGGTGATTGATGGCGCTGATGTGTTCCTGGGCCTGTCGGCGGGCGGTGTGCTCAAGCCTGACATGGTGCAGCGCATGGCAGCACGCCCCATCATTTTCGCGCTGGCCAACCCCAATCCCGAGATCGCTCCCGAAGATGCCAAGGCGGTGCGCGACGACATCATCATGGCGACTGGCCGTTCGGACTACCCGAACCAGGTCAACAACGTGCTGTGCTTCCCCTATATCTTCCGGGGGGCGCTGGACTGCGGCGCGACGACGATCACCACCGAGATGGAAATCGCTGCCGTGCATGCGATTGCCGACCTGGCGCAGGCTGAGCAGACCGAAGAGGTGGCGAATGCCTATGTGGGGCAGGACCTGTCCTTTGGCCCCGAGTACCTGATTCCCAAGCCCTTTGACCCGCGCCTGATGATGAAGATCGCGCCAGCGGTGGCCAAGGCGGCGGCGGAATGCGGTGTGGCCGAGCGCCCGATCGAAGACATGGATGCCTACAGCGAGCATCTGCAGACCTTTGTCTATGCGTCGGGCACGGCGATGAAGCCAATCTTTATGGCGGCCAAGCGGGCGGCGAAGAAGCGCATTGCCTATGCCGAGGGCGAGGAAGAGCGCATTCTGCGTGCCGCGCAGATTGTGGTGGACGAGCGCATTGCACGCCCCACCTTGATTGGCCGCCCGGCCATCATTGCCCAGCGCATCGAGAAGTTTGGCCTGCGCCTGAAGGAAGGCACAGACTACGACGTGGTGAACGTCGAGCATGACGAGCGCTACCGCGATTTCTGGCAGTCCTACCACCGCATGGCCGAGCGCAAGGGCGTGACGGTGCCGATCGCCAAGATCGAAATGCGCCGCCGCCTGACCCTGATTGGCTGCATGCTGCTGCACAAGGGCGAGGTCGATGGCCTCATCTGCGGCACCTGGAACAACACCGCCATCCACCTGCACTACATCGACCAGGTGATTGGCAAGCGCGCCGGCACCGCTACCTACGCCTGCATGAACGGCCTGTTGCTGCCCGAGCGCCAGGTGTTTCTGGTCGATACGCATGTGAACTACGACCCAACCGCCGAGCAATTGGCCGAGATCACCATCATGGCGGCCGAGGAGATGATGCGCTTTGGCATCAAGCCCAAGGCCGCGCTGCTGTCGCACTCGAACTTTGGCTCCAGCAACCAGCCCAGCGCCGTCAAGATGCGCCAGACCTTGGAGCTGCTGCGCATCCAGGCCCCTTGGCTGGAAGTGGATGGCGAAATGCACGGCGATGTGGCGTTGGACCAAAAGCAACGCGCCAGCATCATGCCCGAGAGCCCGCTGGTGGGTAATGCCAACCTGCTGGTGCTGCCTAATATTGATGCGGCCAATATCAGCTACAACCTGCTCAAAACCGCTGCGGGCGGCAATATCGCCATTGGCCCGATCCTGTTGGGCGCCGCCCAACCGGTGCATATTTTGACCCCTAGCGCCACGGTGCGCCGCATTGTCAATATGACGGCGGTTGCGGTCGCGGATGCGAATTTTGCACGATGA
- a CDS encoding amidase, whose amino-acid sequence MPLHDPAHAFVPYPDVPVRHAATGPLSGLYFGVKDLFDIAGYPTGGGNPLLLAMSGIKTQTAPTVQKLLDAGAALAGKTVTDELAFSMNGNNAHFGAPINGSAPERITGGSSSGSASAVSSRLCDFALGTDTGGSVRAPASHCGLYGIRPTHGRVSLESALALCHSFDTCGWLARDAHTFARVADVLLTPDATPLPARPRLLMPSDVWGLVDSAVRPAWDGALQQITQLLGSAQDCEAVLDSFDAMYWSFRYIQGREAWMTDGAFISRYAPVLGPGVKERFDWSSKVTDAQMQEAEQFRARFRQHLADLLGSDGVLVMPSMPDIAPLRTADEASLEAYRNQAVQMLCLAGLAGFPQISLPLASRDGAPLGISLLGPAGSDRSLIAIAQQLAAAAA is encoded by the coding sequence ATGCCCTTGCACGACCCTGCCCACGCCTTTGTTCCCTACCCCGATGTGCCTGTGCGCCATGCGGCAACCGGCCCGCTGAGCGGCCTGTATTTTGGGGTGAAGGACCTGTTCGACATTGCCGGCTACCCGACCGGTGGCGGCAACCCGCTGTTGCTGGCCATGTCCGGCATCAAGACGCAGACGGCGCCCACGGTGCAGAAGCTGCTGGATGCAGGCGCGGCGCTGGCCGGCAAGACGGTGACCGATGAGCTGGCCTTTTCGATGAACGGCAACAACGCCCACTTTGGTGCGCCGATCAATGGCAGTGCGCCCGAGCGTATTACCGGCGGTTCGTCATCGGGCTCGGCCTCGGCGGTGTCCAGCCGGCTCTGCGATTTTGCGCTGGGCACGGACACGGGCGGCTCGGTGCGCGCGCCTGCCAGCCACTGCGGCCTGTATGGCATACGGCCCACCCATGGCCGGGTGAGCCTGGAATCGGCGCTGGCGCTGTGCCACAGCTTTGACACCTGCGGCTGGTTGGCCCGCGATGCCCATACCTTTGCCCGCGTGGCCGATGTGCTGCTGACGCCGGATGCCACGCCGCTGCCTGCGCGCCCACGCCTGCTGATGCCCAGCGATGTCTGGGGCCTGGTGGACAGTGCCGTGCGCCCGGCCTGGGATGGCGCGCTGCAGCAGATCACGCAGCTGCTGGGCAGCGCGCAGGATTGCGAGGCCGTCCTCGATTCCTTCGATGCGATGTACTGGAGCTTTCGCTATATCCAGGGCCGCGAGGCCTGGATGACCGATGGCGCCTTTATCAGCCGCTATGCGCCGGTGCTGGGCCCGGGCGTGAAGGAGCGCTTTGACTGGTCGAGCAAGGTGACGGATGCGCAGATGCAGGAGGCCGAGCAGTTCCGCGCGCGCTTCCGCCAGCATCTCGCCGATCTGCTGGGCAGCGATGGCGTGCTGGTGATGCCGAGCATGCCGGATATTGCGCCGCTGCGGACGGCCGACGAGGCATCGCTGGAGGCCTACCGCAACCAGGCGGTGCAGATGCTGTGTCTGGCGGGGTTGGCGGGCTTTCCGCAGATCTCGCTGCCGCTGGCGAGCCGCGATGGCGCGCCATTGGGTATATCGCTACTGGGGCCGGCAGGCAGCGACCGCAGCTTGATTGCGATTGCGCAGCAGCTGGCGGCGGCTGCTGCTTAA
- a CDS encoding ABC transporter permease, which yields MTSLSLPDAAAAQVQPLPAQRSRGYWSSVLQRLLHDPVAMAAAAVILLLIAVAVFAPWITPADPYLASILKRLKPIGTAGLPLGSDELGRDMLSRLMMGARLSLFMGITPVLLAFVIGTGIGIVAGYAGGRTNTVIMRTIDVFYAFPSVLLAIALSGALGAGIFNSLVSLTIVFIPQIARVAESVTAQARNRDYVEAARATGANAFTIVRVHVLGNVLGPIFVYATSLIAVSMILASGLSFLGLGVKPPEPEWGLMLNTLRTAIYTQPWVAALPGLMIFITSISFNLLSDGLRTAMDNKG from the coding sequence ATGACCAGTCTTTCCCTTCCCGATGCAGCAGCGGCCCAGGTGCAGCCGCTGCCGGCCCAGCGCTCACGCGGCTATTGGTCCTCGGTGCTGCAGCGCCTGCTGCATGATCCGGTGGCGATGGCCGCGGCCGCGGTCATCCTGCTGCTGATTGCGGTGGCGGTGTTCGCGCCCTGGATCACGCCCGCCGATCCCTACCTGGCCTCGATCCTCAAACGCCTCAAGCCGATTGGCACGGCGGGCCTGCCGCTGGGCAGCGATGAGCTGGGCCGCGACATGCTCTCGCGGCTGATGATGGGCGCGCGGCTGTCGCTGTTCATGGGCATCACGCCGGTGCTGCTGGCCTTTGTCATCGGCACGGGCATCGGCATCGTGGCCGGCTATGCCGGTGGCCGCACCAACACGGTGATCATGCGCACCATCGATGTGTTCTATGCCTTCCCCTCGGTGCTGCTGGCCATTGCGCTGTCGGGTGCGCTGGGCGCGGGCATCTTCAACTCGCTGGTGTCGCTGACGATTGTCTTCATCCCGCAGATCGCCCGCGTGGCCGAGAGCGTGACGGCCCAGGCCCGCAACCGCGACTATGTGGAGGCGGCGCGCGCCACCGGCGCCAACGCCTTCACCATCGTGCGGGTGCATGTGCTGGGCAATGTGCTGGGCCCCATCTTTGTCTACGCCACCAGCCTGATTGCGGTGTCGATGATCCTGGCCTCGGGCCTGTCGTTTCTGGGCCTGGGCGTGAAGCCGCCCGAGCCCGAGTGGGGCCTGATGCTGAACACCTTGCGCACGGCGATCTACACCCAGCCCTGGGTGGCGGCCTTGCCGGGGCTGATGATCTTCATCACCTCCATCTCCTTCAATCTGCTCTCCGATGGCCTGCGCACCGCCATGGACAACAAGGGTTAA